DNA sequence from the Rhizobium lusitanum genome:
ACAATCCCGCCGCTTCGATCTCGGGCACGATCTCCGAAAGTGCCGGAATATAGCCGCCGGGGAAGATGTATTTGTCGAGCCAGGGCGTGGTGAAGCCTGGTGTCGATGAGCAGCCGATGGTGTGAAGAACCATGATGCCATCGTCCTCCAGCAGCTCGGCGCATTTGCGGAAAAAGGTCCGATAGGAGGACAGGCCGACATGCTCGAACATGCCGACCGAGACGATCCTGTCGAAGCGGCCCGTCAGACTGCGATAGTCCCTGAGCGCGAATTGCACTTCCGCCGGCGCTTCACTGAGGCTGGCCTGCACCCGCTTCGAAGCATAATCATGCTGCTCTTCCGACAGCGTAACACCGAGGACATACCCTCCCGGCGCCTGTTCGGCCAGATGCAGCGCAAGGCCGCCCCAGCCGCAGCCGATATCGAGAATGCTGTTGTCCGGCTCGATCGATAGCTTGGCGGCGAGGTGCCGCTTCTTGGCCAGCTGCGCCTCTTCCAGCGATTGGTCGGGATGCTCGAAATAAGCGCAGGAATATTGCCGGTCCGCATCCAGGAAAAGCGCGTAGAGCCGCCCGTCGAGATCGTAGTGATGCGCGACATTGGTCTTCGAGCGTCTCGGCAGGTTGCGATGACGGAAAATCCGCAGCTTCGTGCGGACATGATCGATGATGCGGGCGATCAGCGGATGCGTGCTGTTCTGCGCCTCCCGCAACATCATCGCGACGAAATCGTAGAGCGAGCCATGTTCGACGAGAAAGCGGCCGTCCATGTAAAGCTCGCCGAGCCTTGCATCGGCATCAATCAGGAAAGCCCATTGCGCGCGGTTGTCGGTAAAGCGGACGCAGACGAGCTCGCCGGTGCCGTCGCCGAATGTCAGCGCGCGACCGCCCGCCGTCATCACGATCAGCGATCCCCGCGACACGATGCTCGACAGCGCTCGCTTCAGGCTCCAATCCGCAAGACTGGATGCCATTGTATTCTGGC
Encoded proteins:
- a CDS encoding SAM-dependent methyltransferase gives rise to the protein MSGLPAEDHRQNTMASSLADWSLKRALSSIVSRGSLIVMTAGGRALTFGDGTGELVCVRFTDNRAQWAFLIDADARLGELYMDGRFLVEHGSLYDFVAMMLREAQNSTHPLIARIIDHVRTKLRIFRHRNLPRRSKTNVAHHYDLDGRLYALFLDADRQYSCAYFEHPDQSLEEAQLAKKRHLAAKLSIEPDNSILDIGCGWGGLALHLAEQAPGGYVLGVTLSEEQHDYASKRVQASLSEAPAEVQFALRDYRSLTGRFDRIVSVGMFEHVGLSSYRTFFRKCAELLEDDGIMVLHTIGCSSTPGFTTPWLDKYIFPGGYIPALSEIVPEIEAAGLSITDVEVLRLHYAYTLESWRERFMARWDEVAKLYDERFCRMWEYYLSTAEAAFRYEDLVVFQIQITKRNDVLPLTRNYITDHEARSASKIDVEGPVEGKADHILVG